TATTTGTTCAGATTCTGACTATCGTCAATGGCCTTACTGATATACTCACCAGTATAAAAATTTCGGCCCTGGGAAAATCTGTTTACAGACAGATAAGAGACAGATCTGTTTATAAGTACTGGAAAAAGCGCTGTAAACGTAAGATCAGACCAGTCACTCTGCAGGCCTGTTGAACAAAAGAGAAATTTTCCTCTTCCTGCTGCAGACTCGGCAAGAAAGGGAAATCTGTCTGTAAATGATATAATATTTACTCCGGACCGGACATTTAATTTTAATCTTTTAAAAACAACAGGTGAAAGGACATTTGTTTCCGTTCTCTTTTTAAAAACTCCTGAAAACAGTGGATGCCCTGAATCCACATTCCCTATTTTAAAATACCTGCCCTGTAATTTGTTTGTTATTTCCTTTCCGGTTATCACCCAGTTTAACCCTGGCCAGAAATCACCTGACATTAAATTTCTTAAATCCACATCATTTCCTGGAATGTACAGCACACCCTTCCCTGTTTTCATAAAATCATAGACTTTTCCGCTTTCTTCTGCAGAAAATGCAGGGTAATTTGAAAATATAAGTACTGAACACAAATTCAGGCTGTCAGCCCATCCTGTTCTGCCTGAATAAAACATCTCACATCTGTTAGTCTGCTTATCCGGATCAATGGCAAGTTTGATAGGCAACACATCCTCTCTGCTCTTTCCCGCAACGAAAACTCTTCCCTTTACAGGGATATAAAAGGAGAAGTACCTTTTGTTATCAAAATCAAAATCATCCTGATCTATATTGATTTCACCTGCGTGCCACCCCTCAGTCTGATTGCCAATCTCAAATTTCAATGTTCTCTTTTCTCCTCCGGCAAGAGAAACAAGTTTCTGCATAACAGGTTTGTCATCAACAATCATACGAATCATAATATCTTTTAAAGGTGTCTTACTGAAATTTCTGACTGTAATAAAAACATCTGCCATAGAGTTCATGCTAATAATTGATTCCTGCACCATAATTTTGGTTACTGCACTGTTTTCAGTTGGCCCCTTAACCGGGATCACATAAACACTGCCGTTAAAACCACTCTTTAAAAAAAATCCGTTTTCATCTTTCCATGTTGATGCCTGACAATCTGTAATTACTGCTATCTCTTTATTAAGAATATTTTTCTGTTTAAAATAGTCCTGAACTCTCTTCAGCTCTTTTGAGATATCCGGTTTTGCAAACAAAACTTTTTGTCTCTTTACAAAAGAGATAAGATCATTTGATGCGCCGTTTAAAATCCTCTCTTTTTCATCAGGGAAAAAACTTAGAGAAACGTCCCCTGTTAATCTTAAATCCCCTATGATTTTACATGCGTAATCCTTTGCTTTTTCAAAAACACTCTCCCTGTTCATACTGAGAGATCTATCCATCATTATTAAAATAGAACCTGTACCCTCGCCAAGCCTTCTGTTTCTAATCACAGGCAGGCTGAAACTGAGTACAATAAAAGCTATGATCAGCACTCTTAAAATTAAAATTAGTATTTCGCGTATTCTCAAAAACTTCAGGTGCCTGGTTTTCATCTCCTGCAGAAAAATAAGGCTGCTGAAAATTACATGTTTTCTTCTTCTCTTTGCAAAGAAATGGATAATAACCGGGATGGTGCAGGCTGCAAGCCCGTAGAGAAATGATGTGTGTAAAAACTGGATCATTTTATTTTAACTTATCAGTATTTATATCGTAAATCGGAAATGCCATACACGGCAGCAAAATGAACAATCCGACAGGATGAAAAATTCAAAATCAGAGTCGTATACTTTCTCCTTAATAATTTTTTCTGTG
The bacterium DNA segment above includes these coding regions:
- a CDS encoding BatA and WFA domain-containing protein is translated as MIQFLHTSFLYGLAACTIPVIIHFFAKRRRKHVIFSSLIFLQEMKTRHLKFLRIREILILILRVLIIAFIVLSFSLPVIRNRRLGEGTGSILIMMDRSLSMNRESVFEKAKDYACKIIGDLRLTGDVSLSFFPDEKERILNGASNDLISFVKRQKVLFAKPDISKELKRVQDYFKQKNILNKEIAVITDCQASTWKDENGFFLKSGFNGSVYVIPVKGPTENSAVTKIMVQESIISMNSMADVFITVRNFSKTPLKDIMIRMIVDDKPVMQKLVSLAGGEKRTLKFEIGNQTEGWHAGEINIDQDDFDFDNKRYFSFYIPVKGRVFVAGKSREDVLPIKLAIDPDKQTNRCEMFYSGRTGWADSLNLCSVLIFSNYPAFSAEESGKVYDFMKTGKGVLYIPGNDVDLRNLMSGDFWPGLNWVITGKEITNKLQGRYFKIGNVDSGHPLFSGVFKKRTETNVLSPVVFKRLKLNVRSGVNIISFTDRFPFLAESAAGRGKFLFCSTGLQSDWSDLTFTALFPVLINRSVSYLSVNRFSQGRNFYTGEYISKAIDDSQNLNKYSVINPAGEKSLLMVEQEQEKGILNIGREWQNGSYSILKDNAVFEIFTVNTDPAESDLSVIASEKFKNIFPEASVKTIDPNGNILKQIEDDRSGIPLWRYFLAAALIALFIEMYLSRIKKEYK